The genomic stretch TTCCACACCTGATCAATGTCAATCTTATAAGTTGCCACATTAGGATACTTCTTACTGAGCTCCCCAACTATAGGAGAAATGAACCTGCCTAAACAGAAATACACAACAGCAAAACTGTGAAATTTTCTCTTTAGAATATTTAAGTACTAAGAAAAACAAATGAAAAGTTAAACATGAACAACACCTCTAAGCATAGTGTCTTCGGGCAGAGACAGTAACCCGCTTAACATTTACATAGGCACCTGGTAGTTTTAACAAATGACTAACCTTTCAACCAGAACAGTCGGCAGAAATctattttgtaattttttttttgtagTTTTAATAAGAGACTTCATTGTTATTTTCAATATCCATGAGGGCATTTAGTGGACCTATCATCAATAAATAAACCTAATATCCTAATTCAGCTATAGATTAGAAATTATAATTAATTGAATCAGCTCTTACTAGTTCAAAAAACATGCTACTTAGTTTGAACGTCTCTAATTCAGAACCAAATGTAAAACTGTTGATTCATCCAGCTACTTCACAGAAGAATTAAAGGGATGGAAATGGAATACATGAAGAAGAAAAAGACCCGGAACATCTATGTGACCCTTTCTGAATGAATACATTAAAAACACCATTTTAGATTAGCAAACGCCGACAAAGACCCCATGTGAAAAGAAACATAGATATATCCACAGAAGTGGCATCTGACCAACATTTGAAAAATAGAAGTGGAACCTCCCATGTTCAAAGTGACTGCAACAGGAATTCCAAGAAAGAAATGAATCAACCATATACATCCTTTCCTTTCATTTCTCCTACTTTTTACTTTGTTTTAGAGTTCCTTCCGGGATATGAAACTTGAATATCACATTAACTAGCACATAATTTTAACCTCTTCAATGATTGATCATCATTGCTATAAGAATTAAAATGCTATGTACATACATAATAACAAAGTATGTTATGCTTTTAAACTTGCAAAATTCATACTAAATCACAGGTTAGTGTTAATAATCTAATAGTATGCATAGACATATAAAAAAAGGGTCTAACAAATTATACTTGCAATGCAATCCTTCACCCTTGCTAGTAGCTTGTTAACTATATAAACCCTATTTGGAATTTGATCACTAAACAAACTTCAGGAAACAAAAGGGAAAGGAACTTACAAGGTCCACACCAAACAGCAGTAAAATAGAAGATCGCGTGCAACGAGTCATCTATTCAACAGAAATTCATCGGGAAAAAATTATAAAAACAAAAGCAAGCGAATGGAGCGAAATCAAAGAGTAAACAGCTAGAAAACAGACCTTGAATTTTGCTAAGGATTTTATTGAACTCTTCCGCAGAATTAACAAGGATAACGCCAGGAGAAGCTGAAAATGGATTCACTAGATTAGCACTATTCAATGCAGCGTGTGGTTAGAAAATATAAAAATTGAAAAAACCTGAGGCGGAGGAAAGGGAACGGGAATGGTGGAGGGAGAGGTGAGAGGAGTAGGAGGAAGAGGCGAGTGTGGCGGCGAAGAGAGACGATTTGGAAATTCGTGAATGAAGGTTGGTGTTGGTTAAGAGAGGACGAACAGTGTTCTTGATTGCATGACGAAGTGCCAAAGATCGAACGATCAAATTTCTGGTTCCAACCATTTTCTTCACACGCTCTGACCAAAAATGGGTTTTGTTCTGGTTTAGGGTTTACCTGAGTATATAAATCACTTCATTCTTGCTGCATAATGCATCGTTCAAGCAAGGAACCTCTTATTCCTTCTTTATTgcaaaataataattaaataaatactctaattttttttgtcaagaatgtaatgttttttttttattgaATAGATAAATAATTAGAGTTTTAAA from Lathyrus oleraceus cultivar Zhongwan6 chromosome 7, CAAS_Psat_ZW6_1.0, whole genome shotgun sequence encodes the following:
- the LOC127107908 gene encoding thioredoxin O1, mitochondrial, which translates into the protein MVGTRNLIVRSLALRHAIKNTVRPLLTNTNLHSRISKSSLFAATLASSSYSSHLSLHHSRSLSSASASPGVILVNSAEEFNKILSKIQDDSLHAIFYFTAVWCGPCRFISPIVGELSKKYPNVATYKIDIDQEAIQDTLSRLQITSVPTLHFFQNGKKTDELIGADVARLNHITEKLFKKD